The following nucleotide sequence is from Pseudoalteromonas xiamenensis.
TGGGTCAACAAGAAGAAGCGGCAAAAGACAAAGCAAGACTGGATATTCAGCAACTTGAAGACGCGATGAACATGTATAAGCTAAAGAACAAAGCTTATCCGTCGACAGAGCAAGGTTTAGAAGCGTTAGTGACGAAAACGTCTATCGAGCCAATTCCATCTCGTTTCCCTGAAGGTGGTTTTATTTCAAAACTTCCTGAAGATCCATGGGGTAATCCATATCAGTTAGTTAGTCCAGGTGAAATGGGTAAAAAAGTCGATATTTTCTCTATGGGTCCAGACGGTGAAGTGGGTACGGATGACGATATCGGAAACTGGGATCAAGAAAACAAGTAATCGAGCTTAACTAACTTGTCGTACTTCAACTCCATGTCTTCTAGCAAAGCAAGTAAACACCAACGAGGATTTAGTTTAATCGAAATCCTCGTGGTGCTGGTCATTATTGCTTTTGGTACGCAGCTTGTCGTCTATGGTTTGGACGACAACCATGAAGAAGCGCTGGAGAAGCAAGCGCTTCGCCTTCACACCACTATCAATATGGCGTCCGAGTATGCTGTCTTAAACCAAGTCGAATTGGGGATGATGATGGAAAACCAAAAACTCGAATTTTTGGTTTTTGATGGTGAGAACTGGATTAGCTTTGAAGAAGAAGAGTTGTTCCAACCAATTGAGCTGGGTGAAGCATATAGACTGACTCTCAACCTTGAAGGACTTGGCTGGTCAGAAGGCAACCTGTTGGAACAGGCTAAGTGGCGAGAATTATTGAGTGGCAGCGATGATGACTTGCTCGAATTGAAGAAGCGCAAGATCCCACAAGTGTTATTACTTTCATCTGGTGAGATGAGCGCGTTCCAGTTCCAGTTGTCAGCAGATGGTTATGCAGAAGCCCGTGTATTTTATTGAAGGTGAGTATGTAGCGCCTGCCAAAATGCGAAAGGAACCAGAAGACGATGAATAAGGTTCGCGGGTTTACCCTCTTGGAAGTCATGGTCGCGCTGAGCATTTGTGCTTTGGCTGGAATTGCGGCAATGCAAGCAACGGGTCAGCATATTGTGCATGTGTCTAGTATTGAATCACAAACGTATGCTTCTTGGGTTGCTGAGAATCAATTAGCGTTACTAAAAGCGGGCACAGAAAGTAAAGCACCGAAAAATGGTGAAAAAGGCGATGAGGAACTTGCTGAGACTCAAATGGTATTGGCAGCAAGTGGTTGCACCGACGGAAGCGCCTGATTTTGTTAAAGTGACGATAAATGTATATTCCGATGAAGCCATGACGCAAATGGAATACGATTTAACGACCTACATTTATAAAGAGACAACGCGATGAAGGCCAAGGGATTTACGCTCATCGAAGTCATGATGGCGTTAGCAATTCTCGCGGTTGTGGTTATGGCGACCCATCAAATTCTCGAATCGACGATGAACGCGAAAGAGGCCTCAGAAGACACGTTGACCGAACTCGAGAAGCTACAAACCGTGTTTCGCTTCATGGACCAAGATTTCAGCCAACTCAGTACTCGCATTGTACGCAATGAGTCGGGTGATAAGGCAACGAGTTATATTATCCACGGCCGTTATCAATTTGAAAGTCAGTATGATGGCATCGGGTTTATTCGAGACGGTTGGATTAACCCTATTAATTTGTTGCCTCGCTCAGAATTACAAGCGGTCGGGTATCGGGTAATGGATGACAAACTAGAACGCCTGTATCGCATCTATGTTGACCAACTGGATGGCACTGAACCAAAAGTTCAAGTGTTACTTAATGATGTAGAAGAGCCTCAAATTCGAGTTTTTAGATAAGGCGCAAAAGTGGCAAGACGAATGGAAAATGCGGGCATTGCCATTGGCGGTGGCCGTTACCCTGAAACAAAAAGATAAACCCGAAATACGTCGAATTTTTGCAGTGCCGGGTACAGGCGAAGAACGTAAAGAAGACAATGGCGAAAATAGAGGGGCATCCAATGGGTAAAGAACGTGGTGCCGCTTTAGTTATCGTGTTGTTCATCGTTGCGTTAGCCGCCACAATTGCAGCAGACATGGCCGTGAGTTTAATGGTGCAAGTGCAAAAAACAACGAATATCCAGCAGCACCAACAATCAAAGTGGTACGCGTACGCTGCGGAAGAACTTGCGCGGAAAGTGCTTATTGAAGTTAAAAAAGATAAAGCGGATGTGGTTAATCTTGGGCAAATTTGGGCACAAGAACCAGAACCCTATCCCGTTGATAATGGTTATTTAAAAGTTGGTTTAACGGATTTACACGCTTGTTTGAATTTGAATGCATTAGCACAACCTGACGATGGACAAAATCAAACACAAGGTATTAATCCGGCTCATCGCGCGCTGTTGTTTTTGCTTCAAAACATCGAAGAGTTAGGCAATGAAGAGTCTGAAGAAACGCTCGCGGACAGTGTTTATGATTGGATTGATGAAGACAGTATTACGAACCGCTCTGGTGCGGAAGAAGATGAATATATGTCTAATCGCAACCCGTACATGACCGCAAATAATTTGCTGGCTTCCGTGTCTGAACTGCGTGTCATTAAGGGATTTAATCCATTGGTGATGGAAAAACTATTACCTTATGTGTGTGTGATCCCTGGTAATAAAGAGTTAAAGCTCAATGTGAATACGATCACATCAGAAAACGCACTATTGTTAAGTGCGGTGATCCCTAATTTGAGTCAGTCTGGCGCCGAGGCCATTATTGGAGCAAGACCGGAACAAGGTTTTGCAAAAGTCACAGACTTTATCGAAGAATTAAAACAACAAGGTGTCAAAGATTTTGGCAAGGTTGATGAACTATTAACAGTGAATAGTGAACATTTTCAATTGGTCGCTCAAGCATTTTTCAATGAAAGACGCTTTAGCATGACCAGTACACTGGAAGTGAAAGATAGTCATGTGACCGTCCTTGCACGGAAATTTGGAGGCGTGCAGTGAAAGAGATGTTAGTGGTCCGAATCGGACATAATCTGCAAGATGTGGTTCACTGGATGATTTGGTCGAACCACGATTCGCAAATTATTGCCAGTGGTGAGACTCGCGCAAGGGAAGCTATCCGTATTAGAAGAAAAAGCGGCGGATAGAGAAGTCATCGTCTTGTTACCCAGTGATCAAGTCTCGCTTAAAACAGTGATGTTGCCAACCAAGTGGGGGCGAAAACTCGAGCAAGCTTTACCTTATCTAATTGAAGAGCAGCTCGCTCAAGACGTCGACAGCATGTTCATCGCAATTGAACAGCCAACGATGGTGGATGAGAAACATGCGATCCGTATCGCCTGTTGCGATAAAACGTGGCTTTCAAATTGGTATTCACGTTTTCATGAAGCGGGCATTGAAATCCATCGTATGGTGCCGGATGCGCTGTTGTTACCGAATGCACAAGATGGGGAAGCTTCGATGATCCGTCTTGGGGAACAATGGTTGGTAAAACAAGGTGATTGGCAAGTTGCTGCGGTGGAAAGTAGTTGGCTCGAAACCTATCTCCATGCCGCTAAAGTCAGTATTGTGAATCATTTCAGTCCAATTGAGCACGCATTTGCAGGCATACAATGGAATGCGCAAGAAGCCGAATATGATTTGCCCTTAGCGGTTTGTGCAAAACATTTAACGTTACACAAACTGACCTTCAACCAAGGGGCTTTTGCGCAAAAGAAAAAACAACCACAGTGGTGGGCTGACTGGCGCAGTGGATTGATTGCGGCAAGTGTTGCGCTGGTTGCGTTTATTGGTGTGAAAACGGTTCAGTTGATCCACTTAAATAATGAAGTGGCTAATTTGAAAGCTGAAGCCGTTGCAGCCTATCAAGAGGCGTTTCCAGGCAAAGTTGTGCGTCCACAATTGCTCAGAACACAGCTGAGAAGTGCGCTGGCGCAATTAGACGGCGGACCAGAGACAAGTTTCCTCAAATTGACGGAGCAAATGGTAACTGTCCTTAGTGAAGTGAAACAGTTTTCCGTGGAAACCATTCGCTTTGATCAGCGTCGAAATGAATTGCGTATTCGAGCTCGAGGCAAAGATTTCCAATCTTTTGGCCAAGTGAAAGCATTATTCGAGCAGCAAGGTTTGAGTGTCGATCAAGGGTCGTTGAATAACGATGGCGACTTTGTCGTCGGTGAGTTGCGAGTGAAGGGGGCATAATGAAAGAGAAAGCACTCAAATACTGGCACGGTTTAAAGGAACAAGAACAACGACTACTCTTAGTGGCGGGTAGTGTTTTTGTCATTTTTGTTTTATTCATGGGCATTTTCAAACCGTTAAATCAAGGAATTGAAAAAGCATTGAAAGACCGCCAACAACAAACTGAATTAGTGGCTTGGGTGAAAGAAAGTGTGGTGAAGTTAAAAGCCGCACAGCCAAAGCAAGCACAAAGCGGTGGTTCATTGAGCCAAATCGTAAACAGTACGCGTAGCCGTTTTAACATCAATATTTCGAAGATGCAGCCAAGTGATAATTCGTCGCGTTTGACGATTGATTCAGTTGAATTTAATGCGCTGATCAGTTGGTTGGACGAAATGGTTAATCGCCATGGTGTACTCATTGAAAACGTAGAATTAGGTCAAGATACACAACCTGGCTTCGTCCGCGTCAGTCGTTTGGTTTTGGAGAAGTCACTTTGAAGAATACGTTGACTCTAACTCTGGTTTTTTTAGTGAGTTTTGTTCTATTTGTGTTTTGGCAACTACCCGCAACAATCGCTATCCAGTTGAGCGCACCGTTGTTACCACCAACGATTCAGTTTGGGCAGTTATCAGGTAGCGTATGGGAAGGGCATGTCACGGAAATCCGTGTTCAACAAATGGCATTAAAAAATGTGCACTGGGACATCACGCCTGCGGCACTATTAACTGGACGACTGCAACTGAATGTCAAAGTTGGCAATGCGCGCGACAAAGACGAAATTTCTGGTCACGGAGATATTGCCCTAAATTTATTCAATCAACATGTGACGCTTGACGATACCGTGCTGCGTTTTAGCGTGGAGCAAGCGATGGGTCATGTAACTTTACCGCTGCCTGTTGAAGCAAAAGGTCGAGTGCTGTTGAATGTTTCGCATTTCTCTATGGGCACGCCCTATTGCGAGTCGCTCGTTGGTGATATTCGCACACCAAACATTGATGTAAAAGGGTTGAATAATTGGTTCAGTATCGGTGAACTTGAAGGTGGATTGGACTGTAAGTCTGGTAACATTGCAATCACTGTGTCTCCTGACAATAAACTGGGCTTGCAAGCTGACGCGTTACTCAGTCAGAATTTGCAGTTCAACGTAAACGGAAAAATTAAGCCAGATGCTTCGTTGCCAAAAGAAGTTCACGATGCTGTGAAGTTTTTAGGCAGAGCAGACAGTGATGGCTATTACCCAATCAAGCTCTGATCATGTATACATTTACTTATAGCGATGTGGAACAGCAATTAATCGTTCAGGCCCTCGACGCAATACACAGTCCTTACACCATCGATTTCGTGGAAGGCTACTTATTTGCAGATGTGTGTGGACCTGAGGGACAAGAACCCGAGCAATGGTTAGCTCGATTTGGGTTTTCTGCAGGTCAATTAGATGAGCAAAGTGTTTTTGCATTTATGGCACTACATCATCACGTTTCTGAAACGGTTTACTCTGAACAAGGTTATGCGCCTTTCACATTGAGTGCGTTTGATTTAAAGAAGATCCATCAATGGAGCCTAGGATTTTTGGATGGCGTGGGTGTTTATGCTGATGTGTTATCCAACGCGACAGGTCAAGCTCAGGAGATGCTAGAGGCGCTACAAGTGAGTATCGAACAACTCGGTTTTTTTGCACTACCACAATCACAAATCGAGCAATTTTGCCTTGCACATGACTTAGAGTTTAATAGTTTCGTGATAGAACAATTTGCTCTTCTGCAGGAGTTTTCTCGTGAATTCGCCAATTTGATTGAGGCAGCAGCGCAGATTCTTTTTGATGATTAACGGGCATTAGGAAGCACTAGCGGCTTCCTAATTCCAATTCTATTTCGGTACACCCGTCAGGGCAATGCACTTTCCCAACTTGAGTTTTATCATCAAGATGCACTAGTAGCGGTTTCTTGCATACTTTGCATTGGCATGGCTTCCCAGCAAGCAATCGTTTTATCAGCGCTTTCTGATCGTGAAATGAAGCGCTGTGCGCTTTATTAATCGATGAAAAATCCACGTTATTTTTTATCCGCAGGAATCGATGAAAGTACGATGTCACAGATAACCGCTAAACGTGATTCGTAAAAGTACAAGTTCAGTTCGTTGCGTACACAATAACGAATGTGAAACTCTTCCAATTTCTTGTCAGTTAATAACGCTTCATTAAGATAATCGCGTTCGGTTTCCGTCAAACTAAGTTGGCGTTCGATTTCAGAGCGAGCTACTTTTGCGGCTAAACTATGTTGTAGCTGACTCGTTTCACCAAGCGCAGTCATTCCTTCGCCCAATAATTTGTCGCGTTGTTCTTTAATTAACGGATGGTCTACGGTGAAAAAGATTAATACCACAACCACGAAGAACAAAAACTTTTTCATAATTTCCTAATCTTTGATCTAGACGACATGTCTTGAAGCACAGTGTAATAAAATGGTGTTTTTAAAAGCAAGTGTTCAATCAGGTTTTTGGGAACGAGTAATAAGTACAAGAAGCCGTTGCCAGTGTTGTGCTTAAGTCAATTACGCGACTACCTTTTAATCAGGTGTCTGAGTAAAACGGCAATCAGGATGTATGGGGTGATGAAAGGCAGAGGTTTTTATGCAAATTTAGCGTTGTCGCTGTTAAATACCTGAATGCCTTGCTTATAATACCCGTAGTAAATGAGTGGTCACTGTAGCAAGTCACCTTTTTTGATCCGAGCGATGCGTTAAGGAGCTTCGATGGATAATCAAATCAAAGTGAAAAACATCTCTACTGAGGTGAAAATCCAAAAACCGGCCGATCTGCAGCCAGATCGATTTAATCCTCGCAATCGGATATACGTCAGAGCCGTATCGGGTCTTCATCAACTGCTTCGTCGTCGTATCGGATTTGTCGGGATGCTCGCATTTATGTTGCTGCCTTGGATTAACTATCAAGGAAAACAAGCCGTTTTATTCGATATTATGGCGCAAAAATTTAATATTTTTGGCCTGACTTTATTGCCACAAGATCTTACCATCCTTGCTTTTATTTTCATGATTGCGGCGTTTGCATTGTTCGTGGTGACGGCATTCTATGGTCGTGTCTGGTGTGGCTACACCTGCCCTCAAACCGTTTGGACGTTTATTTTTATTTGGTTTGAAGAAAAACTCGAAGGTTCTGCAAATCAACGTAAAAAGCTTGATGAGCGACCAATTGACATGGACAAGTTTTTACGTAAATCAGCTAAGCACGCAAGTTGGATAGCTTTTTCTTTGTATACTTCAATTACGTTTGTTGGTTACTTCACACCAATTCGCGAGTTTGTGCCTGACTTTTTTACTTTTTCGGCATCAGCGTCAGCGGCGATAAGTACCTTAGTGTTTACTTTCTGTACTTATGGAAATGCAGGTTGGATGAGAGAAATCATGTGTTTACACATGTGTCCGTATTCACGCTTCCAATCCGCGATGTTCGATAAAGATACCTTCACGGTGAGCTACGATGCCTCTCGCGGTGAAAATCGTGGACCTCGTGGCCGTAAACAAAACCCGAAGGAATTGGGATTAGGGGATTGTATCGATTGTAATTTGTGTGTTCAGGTTTGTCCTACTGGCATCGACATTCGTAATGGTCTGCAATACGAATGTATCAACTGTGGTGCGTGTATTGATGCGTGTGATGGGGTAATGGACAAAATGAATTACCCGCGTGGACTCATCTCTTACACGACTGAGCGTAACTTAGAGTCTCATTCTGAGAAGACCAAAGCGGTGCGACCAAAGCTCATCGGCTATGTCATTCTGCTTGTTGTACTTTCATCAGCTTTGGTTGTAAACATTGCAACACGTAAGCCGATGGAACTTGATATCATTCGAGATAGAAACCAATTGTATCGCGAAAACTTTGAGGGCTTGATTGAAAATACCTACACCTTAAAAGTGATCAACAAAGCGCAAGTTGAGCAGGAATTTACAGTTGAAGTCCAAGGATTACCAGAGTTTCAATTATTGGGTAAAACGGAAGTCTCGGTTGAAGCTGGGGCTTCACATGATTTGCCTATTTCTATCGTCATAGATCCATATTTGTTGAAAAAGCCAGTGACAGAATTTGAATTTGTCGTTAGGTTGAAAGACAATCCAGAAC
It contains:
- the gspG gene encoding type II secretion system major pseudopilin GspG, with product MNKQSGFSLLEIMVVLVIIGMIMSIVAPNIMGQQEEAAKDKARLDIQQLEDAMNMYKLKNKAYPSTEQGLEALVTKTSIEPIPSRFPEGGFISKLPEDPWGNPYQLVSPGEMGKKVDIFSMGPDGEVGTDDDIGNWDQENK
- the gspK gene encoding type II secretion system minor pseudopilin GspK; its protein translation is MGKERGAALVIVLFIVALAATIAADMAVSLMVQVQKTTNIQQHQQSKWYAYAAEELARKVLIEVKKDKADVVNLGQIWAQEPEPYPVDNGYLKVGLTDLHACLNLNALAQPDDGQNQTQGINPAHRALLFLLQNIEELGNEESEETLADSVYDWIDEDSITNRSGAEEDEYMSNRNPYMTANNLLASVSELRVIKGFNPLVMEKLLPYVCVIPGNKELKLNVNTITSENALLLSAVIPNLSQSGAEAIIGARPEQGFAKVTDFIEELKQQGVKDFGKVDELLTVNSEHFQLVAQAFFNERRFSMTSTLEVKDSHVTVLARKFGGVQ
- the gspL gene encoding type II secretion system protein GspL, whose translation is MVRLAQGKLSVLEEKAADREVIVLLPSDQVSLKTVMLPTKWGRKLEQALPYLIEEQLAQDVDSMFIAIEQPTMVDEKHAIRIACCDKTWLSNWYSRFHEAGIEIHRMVPDALLLPNAQDGEASMIRLGEQWLVKQGDWQVAAVESSWLETYLHAAKVSIVNHFSPIEHAFAGIQWNAQEAEYDLPLAVCAKHLTLHKLTFNQGAFAQKKKQPQWWADWRSGLIAASVALVAFIGVKTVQLIHLNNEVANLKAEAVAAYQEAFPGKVVRPQLLRTQLRSALAQLDGGPETSFLKLTEQMVTVLSEVKQFSVETIRFDQRRNELRIRARGKDFQSFGQVKALFEQQGLSVDQGSLNNDGDFVVGELRVKGA
- the gspM gene encoding type II secretion system protein GspM: MKEKALKYWHGLKEQEQRLLLVAGSVFVIFVLFMGIFKPLNQGIEKALKDRQQQTELVAWVKESVVKLKAAQPKQAQSGGSLSQIVNSTRSRFNINISKMQPSDNSSRLTIDSVEFNALISWLDEMVNRHGVLIENVELGQDTQPGFVRVSRLVLEKSL
- a CDS encoding type II secretion system protein N, whose protein sequence is MKNTLTLTLVFLVSFVLFVFWQLPATIAIQLSAPLLPPTIQFGQLSGSVWEGHVTEIRVQQMALKNVHWDITPAALLTGRLQLNVKVGNARDKDEISGHGDIALNLFNQHVTLDDTVLRFSVEQAMGHVTLPLPVEAKGRVLLNVSHFSMGTPYCESLVGDIRTPNIDVKGLNNWFSIGELEGGLDCKSGNIAITVSPDNKLGLQADALLSQNLQFNVNGKIKPDASLPKEVHDAVKFLGRADSDGYYPIKL
- a CDS encoding UPF0149 family protein; translation: MYTFTYSDVEQQLIVQALDAIHSPYTIDFVEGYLFADVCGPEGQEPEQWLARFGFSAGQLDEQSVFAFMALHHHVSETVYSEQGYAPFTLSAFDLKKIHQWSLGFLDGVGVYADVLSNATGQAQEMLEALQVSIEQLGFFALPQSQIEQFCLAHDLEFNSFVIEQFALLQEFSREFANLIEAAAQILFDD
- the ccoG gene encoding cytochrome c oxidase accessory protein CcoG — protein: MDNQIKVKNISTEVKIQKPADLQPDRFNPRNRIYVRAVSGLHQLLRRRIGFVGMLAFMLLPWINYQGKQAVLFDIMAQKFNIFGLTLLPQDLTILAFIFMIAAFALFVVTAFYGRVWCGYTCPQTVWTFIFIWFEEKLEGSANQRKKLDERPIDMDKFLRKSAKHASWIAFSLYTSITFVGYFTPIREFVPDFFTFSASASAAISTLVFTFCTYGNAGWMREIMCLHMCPYSRFQSAMFDKDTFTVSYDASRGENRGPRGRKQNPKELGLGDCIDCNLCVQVCPTGIDIRNGLQYECINCGACIDACDGVMDKMNYPRGLISYTTERNLESHSEKTKAVRPKLIGYVILLVVLSSALVVNIATRKPMELDIIRDRNQLYRENFEGLIENTYTLKVINKAQVEQEFTVEVQGLPEFQLLGKTEVSVEAGASHDLPISIVIDPYLLKKPVTEFEFVVRLKDNPEQSLSQKTNFFRAK